One region of Acanthopagrus latus isolate v.2019 chromosome 24, fAcaLat1.1, whole genome shotgun sequence genomic DNA includes:
- the enpp4 gene encoding bis(5'-adenosyl)-triphosphatase enpp4, whose protein sequence is MSLKILLGFLCGIRAFATGDNRPQQRPPPLLLVSFDGFRADYLKTYPMPNLKSLYSQGVLVEELANVFVTKTFPNHYSLVTGLYAESHGILASNMYDPASNKTFATHSNDPMWWSQAEPLWLTALDSGYKTVAMMWPGSNIVIRNRTATHFMPYNATVTFRQRLGNVTKWMQADGKEQGAMFAVLYWEEPDQSGHRFGPDNTTEMSKVLKEVDDNIGLMVSELKKAGLWGHINVIVTSDHGMAQCSPDRMIRLDDCVRPDSYMGIELTPVATIMPHSDPKAVFKNLSSCHPNMTAYMKKDIPERLHYKNNERIPLIILIADEGWTIVQRGNKLERLGNHGYDNALHSMHPFLAATGPSFRQNYRMESLQSVDIYPLICHLLSVPPRPNNGTLAHAQLLLAAEIPSKLPVMVGLVVGVLLLLTTVTVLFWSVRRRHSLGPRPFQRLQIDDDDDNPLLE, encoded by the exons ATGTCACTAAAAATACTGCTGGGCTTCCTGTGTGGCATCAGAGCTTTTGCCACAGGAGACAACAGACCTCAGCAAcgtcctcctccactgctgctaGTGTCATTCGACGGTTTTCGGGCGGACTACCTGAAGACGTACCCCATGCCTAACCTGAAGAGTCTGTACAGCCAGGGGGTCCTGGTGGAGGAGCTCGCCAATGTCTTCGTCACCAAGACGTTTCCCAACCACTACAGCCTG GTGACGGGGTTATACGCTGAGTCTCACGGCATCCTGGCCAGTAACATGTACGATCCCGCCAGCAACAAGACCTTCGCCACCCACAGCAACGACCCGATGTGGTGGAGCCAGGCGGAGCCGCTCTGGCTCACAGCGCTGGACTCTGGCTACAAGACGGTGGCCATGATGTGGCCCGGCTCCAACATTGTCATCAGAAACCGCACAGCGACACACTTCATGCCCTACAACGCTACCGTGACATTCCGGCAGCGATTGGGGAATGTGACAAAGTGGATGCAGGCAGACGGAAAG GAGCAAGGAGCCATGTTCGCAGTTCTCTACTGGGAGGAGCCAGACCAGTCAGGTCACAGGTTTGGCCCAGACAACACCACTGAAATGAGCAAAGTGCTGAAAGAG GTGGACGACAACATTGGCCTGATGGTTTCAGAGCTGAAGAAGGCCGGCCTCTGGGGTCACATCAACGTCATAGTAACCAGTGACCACGGCATGGCCCAGTGCTCTCCTGACCGCATGATACGGCTGGACGACTGTGTCCGTCCGGACAGCTACATGGGCATCGAGCTCACACCTGTGGCCACCATCATGCCACATTCAG accCAAAGGCCGTCTTCAAAAATCTGAGCAGCTGCCATCCTAATATGACCGCATACATGAAAAAGGACATCCCCGAAAGGCTGCATTACAAGAACAACGAGCGCATCCCGCTAATCATACTGATTGCGGATGAGGGCTGGACTATAGTGCAGCGAGGGAACAAGCTGGAAAGAT TGGGCAATCATGGCTACGACAACGCCCTGCACAGCATGCACCCCTTCCTGGCAGCGACGGGGCCCAGCTTCCGCCAGAACTATCGAATGGAGTCTTTACAGAGCGTGGACATTTACCCGCTCATATGCCACCTGCTGTCGGTGCCCCCGCGGCCCAACAACGGCACCCTGGCCCATGCTCAGTTACTGCTGGCTGCTGAGATCCCGTCTAAGCTTCCTGTGATGGTTGGCCTGGTGGTGGGCGTCCTGCTGCTACTCACTACAGTCACTG ttctgtTCTGGTCGGTTAGAAGACGCCACTCATTGGGGCCCCGGCCCTTCCAGAGGCTGCAGATTGATGATGACGACGACAACCCTCTGCTGGAGTAA
- the clic5a gene encoding chloride intracellular channel protein 5a → MDPCAENVYENPEATYQNESSGIYELTYEAPYEEPSDLTGGYVNTGRAASPPALPPPRITTEERRGSSSSSSSSSSSSHSSHAEDEEKGEAEDWTREEVKEEESSSEEEKVEVEEVKEVEHSSTVLNWEMGSPEADVDGERGSRWSSSSSSSSSASEKEEAEEKAEESGEGELKVTLYVKAGSDGESIGNCPFSQRLFMILWLKGVVFNVTTVDLKRKPADLHNLAPGTHPPFLTFQGEVLTDVNKIEEYLEAMLAPPKYPKLAAKNRESNTAGNDTFARFSAYVKNTRPDKNRALEQSLDKALAKLDEYLMSPLPDEGHSGESRRKYLDGDELTLADCNLLPKLHVIKVVAKKYRNYNIPSEFRGVWRYLNNAYDRDEFTNTCASNVEIELAYKDVAKRLGK, encoded by the exons ATGGACCCCTGTGCGGAGAACGTGTACGAGAACCCAGAGGCCACCTACCAGAACGAGTCGTCAGGTATTTATGAGCTGACCTATGAGGCACCGTACGAAGAGCCCTCCGACCTGACGGGAGGGTACGTGAACACTGGACGGGCAGCGAGCCCACCTGCCCTGCCCCCACCCCGCATTACCACTGAGGAGAGGCGAggcagctcctcttcctcctcctcctcatcctcatcgtCTCATTCCTCGCACGCggaagatgaagagaaaggTGAGGCAGAGGACTGGACgagggaggaggtgaaagaggaagagtCATCATCAGAAGAGGAGAAggtagaggtggaggaggtgaaggaggtggagcacagcagcacagtgctGAACTGGGAGATGGGGTCTCCCGAGGCCGACGTGGACGGGGAAAGAGGATCACGCTGGTCCTCGTCctcgtcatcatcttcatcgGCCTCCGAgaaggaggaggctgaggagaagGCGGAGGAGTCCGGAGAGGGGGAACTGAAAGTCACACTTTACGtgaag gctgggAGTGATGGCGAGAGCATCGGAAACTGTCCCTTCTCGCAGCGCCTCTTTATGATCCTCTGGCTGAAAGGCGTCGTCTTCAATGTCACCACTGTTGACCTGAAGAG GAAACCTGCTGACCTTCACAACCTGGCTCCGGGGACACACCCGCCCTTCCTCACCTTCCAGGGGGAGGTCCTTACTGACGTCAACAAAATAGAAGAGTACCTGGAGGCGATGCTCGCTCCACCAAA GTATCCCAAACTTGCAGCAAAGAATCGTGAATCCAACACGGCTGGAAATGACACATTTGCCAGGTTCTCTGCTTATGTCAAAAACACGAGACCAGATAAAAATCGAG CATTGGAGCAGAGTCTAGACAAGGCCCTGGCTAAACTGGATGAGTATCTGATGAGCCCCCTTCCCGACGAGGGTCATTCAGGAGAATCCAGACGCAAATACCTGGACGGAGATGAACTGACGCTGGCTGACTGCAACCTTTTGCCCAAACTCCATGTCATCAAG GTGGTTGcgaagaaatacagaaactatAACATCCCGTCTGAATTCAGGGGGGTGTGGCGCTACCTTAACAACGCCTACGACCGAGACGAGTTCACCAACACGTGCGCTTCTAATGTGGAAATCGAGCTAGCCTACAAGGACGTTGCGAAGAGGTTGGGGAAATGA